A window from Fusobacterium sp. FSA-380-WT-3A encodes these proteins:
- the pssA gene encoding CDP-diacylglycerol--serine O-phosphatidyltransferase gives MVEKKYLAPNGITAANMLLGYLSITASIKGNVNQAIWFIFLAMVCDGLDGKAARKFDAFSEFGKEFDSFSDAISFGLAPSILVYSILSQYPKYVTLAMPVAFIYALCGVMRLVKFNVVTVASSEKDDFSGMPIPNGAASIISYLLICNSISNYGYNLFNAQTFIYITVIAAILMVSTITFLTPDKVFNFVPKKFMPLFIIFILVTLKYSMFICSFYYIIYNLFQYHLYRKELKNSIDNDGNFTKEKKEIVEEKEIVENKEEIVEEKKEIEK, from the coding sequence ATGGTAGAAAAAAAATATTTAGCACCAAATGGAATTACTGCAGCTAACATGCTTCTTGGTTATCTAAGTATTACAGCATCTATAAAAGGAAATGTTAATCAAGCTATTTGGTTTATATTTTTAGCAATGGTTTGTGATGGACTTGATGGTAAAGCAGCAAGAAAATTTGATGCTTTTAGTGAATTTGGAAAAGAGTTTGATTCTTTCTCTGATGCCATATCTTTTGGATTAGCTCCTAGTATACTTGTTTATTCTATACTTTCACAATATCCAAAATATGTAACCTTAGCTATGCCTGTTGCTTTTATATATGCACTTTGTGGAGTTATGAGACTTGTAAAATTCAATGTAGTCACAGTTGCTTCTAGTGAAAAAGATGATTTTAGTGGAATGCCTATCCCTAATGGTGCTGCTTCTATTATTTCTTATCTTTTAATTTGTAACTCTATTAGTAATTATGGATATAACTTATTCAATGCTCAAACATTTATATACATTACAGTTATAGCAGCTATATTAATGGTTTCAACTATCACTTTCTTAACACCAGATAAAGTATTTAACTTTGTGCCTAAAAAGTTTATGCCATTATTCATTATATTTATTCTTGTAACTTTAAAATATAGTATGTTTATCTGTTCTTTCTATTATATAATTTACAACCTATTCCAATATCACTTATATAGAAAAGAACTTAAAAATTCTATAGATAATGATGGAAATTTTACAAAAGAAAAGAAAGAAATTGTAGAAGAAAAAGAAATAGTAGAAAATAAAGAAGAAATTGTAGAAGAAAAAAAAGAAATTGAAAAATAA
- a CDS encoding L-lactate dehydrogenase yields the protein MEIKSRKVVVIGAGHVGSHVGFSLVTQGACDELVYIDIDKNKAIAQAEDTHDAVVYLPHRVRVKAGDYSDIDDAEIIVISAGPLPLPGETRMDELFRTIELLQSIVEGIKNSKFSGIIINISNPADVVTQYFQRKLNYSVNKILSTSTTLDSARLRKILSRKLNIDSKSIYAYVMGEHGESQMVPWSVATIFGKSLLELMKEEPETYGKLNLEEIAKEARYGGWLVLDGKGGTEFGIGTSCVELIKTIFADEKKVSMVSTLLNGEYGEYNVYASVPAILGKNGVEKIIELPMSKEDLEKFKSSCKYMRDNFLKVKDL from the coding sequence ATGGAAATAAAAAGTAGAAAAGTTGTAGTTATTGGAGCAGGGCATGTAGGTTCTCATGTGGGTTTTTCACTTGTAACACAAGGGGCTTGTGATGAGTTAGTTTATATAGATATAGATAAAAATAAAGCCATAGCTCAAGCAGAAGATACTCATGATGCAGTAGTGTATTTACCACATAGAGTGAGAGTGAAAGCTGGAGATTATTCAGATATTGATGATGCAGAAATAATTGTAATTTCAGCAGGACCTTTACCACTTCCTGGAGAAACTAGAATGGATGAATTATTCAGAACTATAGAGCTTTTACAATCTATTGTAGAGGGAATAAAAAATTCTAAATTTTCAGGAATTATTATAAATATCTCTAATCCTGCTGACGTTGTAACTCAATATTTCCAAAGAAAATTAAATTATTCAGTAAATAAAATTTTATCTACAAGTACAACATTAGATTCAGCTAGACTTAGAAAAATTTTATCAAGAAAATTAAATATAGATTCAAAATCAATCTATGCCTATGTAATGGGAGAGCATGGAGAATCTCAAATGGTTCCATGGTCTGTGGCTACAATATTTGGAAAATCTCTTTTAGAATTAATGAAAGAGGAGCCAGAAACTTATGGAAAACTTAATTTAGAAGAGATAGCTAAAGAGGCTAGATATGGTGGTTGGCTAGTTTTAGATGGAAAAGGTGGAACAGAATTTGGAATAGGTACTTCTTGTGTTGAGCTTATAAAAACAATATTTGCTGATGAGAAAAAAGTTTCTATGGTATCAACTTTATTAAATGGAGAGTATGGAGAATATAATGTATATGCCAGTGTACCAGCAATTCTTGGAAAAAATGGTGTAGAAAAAATCATAGAACTTCCTATGTCAAAAGAAGATTTAGAGAAATTTAAAAGTTCTTGTAAATATATGAGAGATAATTTCTTAAAAGTAAAAGATTTATAA
- a CDS encoding L-lactate permease produces the protein MMLLLAVSPIVAILIGMVIMKKSAMYVAPIVTTYAIILSLVFFKTDINTVIIQSKSGIIEGIKIICLLWPAFIILKIMVFTGAIGKVKEVLSGVTCDKRAQLIIISSMFVTFLEGAAGAGSPAAIAGPFLVGLGFNPVIAAAASLLGDSTAASWGGAGLTTINGSSALIKAGVMTAAQSSAMVGRIHIFGLFLIPYILIYMAFGKKGFKNFAPFLIFSSLCTPTILFFISNFIGPELSSLGTGILSIAASVIFLKFYKLDTPEEYRYKKEEIPSDIIREKINYSSFQAFGPYIILSLALPIVRYSFPLSILAKYGYIMWVAAVVFVSSYLGGLILKLKTSSYLVHAKNAAINVFPALITISTLLVLSNIMKVSGMISIMANTIAMVTRDLYPAMAPVIGSLGAFITGTGLGSNIMFAPMHLEAATKLGLNPITVFAGQNAGASLGNLICTNNIIAVAITVDLIGREGEIMKKVFKPFFIIVSTYMVVTMLYTHIIFSTWGL, from the coding sequence ATGATGTTATTACTTGCAGTTAGTCCAATAGTGGCAATTTTAATAGGAATGGTTATTATGAAAAAATCAGCAATGTATGTAGCTCCTATTGTTACAACATATGCTATTATACTTAGTTTAGTTTTTTTTAAGACAGATATAAATACAGTTATTATCCAAAGTAAATCTGGAATTATTGAGGGAATTAAAATAATTTGTCTTTTGTGGCCTGCTTTTATAATTTTAAAAATTATGGTATTCACAGGAGCCATTGGAAAAGTAAAAGAAGTTTTATCTGGTGTTACTTGTGATAAAAGAGCCCAGCTTATTATTATTTCTTCTATGTTTGTAACTTTTTTAGAGGGAGCTGCTGGAGCTGGAAGTCCTGCTGCTATTGCTGGTCCATTTTTAGTTGGATTAGGTTTTAATCCTGTTATTGCAGCTGCTGCTTCTTTATTAGGAGATTCTACTGCTGCTTCATGGGGAGGAGCTGGTTTAACCACTATTAATGGTTCTTCTGCTTTAATAAAAGCTGGAGTTATGACTGCTGCTCAATCTTCTGCTATGGTTGGAAGAATTCATATATTTGGATTATTTTTAATACCTTATATTTTAATTTATATGGCTTTTGGAAAAAAAGGATTTAAAAATTTTGCTCCATTTTTAATATTTAGTAGTTTATGTACACCTACAATATTATTTTTTATTTCTAATTTTATTGGACCTGAATTATCAAGTTTAGGTACAGGGATTTTATCTATAGCTGCTTCTGTTATATTTTTAAAATTTTATAAATTGGATACTCCAGAAGAATATCGTTATAAAAAGGAGGAGATTCCAAGTGATATAATTAGAGAAAAAATAAATTACAGTAGTTTCCAAGCCTTTGGTCCTTATATTATTCTATCTTTAGCTTTACCTATTGTTAGATACTCTTTTCCATTGAGTATTTTAGCTAAATATGGATATATTATGTGGGTTGCTGCTGTTGTATTTGTTAGTTCTTATTTAGGAGGATTAATTTTAAAATTAAAAACAAGTAGTTATTTAGTCCATGCTAAAAATGCTGCTATAAATGTTTTTCCAGCACTTATTACAATCTCTACTTTATTAGTTTTAAGTAATATTATGAAAGTTTCAGGTATGATAAGTATAATGGCAAATACAATTGCTATGGTCACAAGAGATTTATATCCTGCAATGGCTCCTGTAATTGGTTCTTTAGGAGCATTTATCACAGGAACAGGTTTAGGTTCTAATATAATGTTTGCTCCTATGCACTTAGAAGCTGCTACAAAATTAGGATTAAATCCAATAACAGTTTTTGCTGGACAAAATGCTGGAGCTTCTTTAGGAAATTTAATCTGTACTAATAATATAATTGCTGTTGCTATTACTGTAGATTTAATTGGAAGAGAGGGAGAAATTATGAAAAAAGTATTTAAACCTTTCTTTATAATTGTTTCAACTTATATGGTAGTAACTATGTTATACACTCATATTATTTTCTCAACTTGGGGATTATAA
- a CDS encoding L-lactate dehydrogenase, with translation MEIKSRKVVVIGAGHVGSHVGFSLVTQGACDELVYIDIDENKAIAQAEDTHDAVVYLPHRVRVKAGDYSDVDDADIIVVSVGPLPEPGETRMDTLGKTVNCLQSVIEGIKNSKFSGIIIDISNPADVITYYLQTKLNYPANRILSTSTTLDSARLRKTLSKELNIDQKSIYAYVMGEHGESQMVPWSVATIFGKSLLDLMKEEPETYGHLDLEKIAYDARYGGWLVLNGKGSTEFGIGTSCVELIKTIFADERKVCMVSTLLKGEYEETDVYASVPAILGKNGVEKIIELPMSREDLEKFKASCEIMKKNYKLALSL, from the coding sequence ATGGAAATTAAAAGTAGAAAAGTTGTTGTTATTGGAGCAGGACATGTAGGTTCTCATGTAGGATTTTCACTTGTGACACAAGGGGCTTGTGATGAACTTGTTTATATAGATATAGATGAAAATAAAGCTATAGCTCAAGCAGAAGACACTCATGATGCTGTAGTGTATTTACCACATAGAGTGAGAGTAAAAGCTGGAGATTATTCAGATGTTGATGATGCTGATATAATTGTTGTTTCTGTTGGACCTTTACCAGAGCCAGGTGAAACAAGAATGGACACTTTAGGAAAAACTGTTAATTGTCTACAATCTGTAATTGAGGGAATAAAAAATTCTAAATTCTCAGGAATTATTATAGATATTTCTAATCCAGCTGATGTTATAACTTATTATTTACAAACAAAATTAAATTATCCAGCAAATAGAATATTATCTACAAGTACAACATTAGATTCAGCTAGACTTAGAAAAACTTTATCAAAAGAGTTAAATATTGACCAAAAATCAATCTATGCCTATGTAATGGGAGAGCATGGAGAATCTCAAATGGTTCCATGGTCTGTGGCTACAATATTTGGAAAATCATTACTTGATTTAATGAAAGAGGAACCAGAAACTTATGGACATCTTGATTTAGAAAAAATAGCTTATGATGCAAGATATGGTGGTTGGTTAGTTCTTAATGGTAAAGGTTCTACAGAATTTGGAATAGGTACTTCTTGTGTTGAGCTTATAAAAACAATATTTGCTGATGAAAGAAAAGTATGTATGGTTTCAACTTTATTAAAAGGAGAATATGAAGAAACTGATGTATATGCCAGTGTACCAGCAATTCTTGGAAAAAATGGAGTAGAAAAAATCATAGAACTTCCTATGTCAAGAGAAGATTTAGAGAAATTTAAAGCTTCTTGTGAAATTATGAAGAAAAACTATAAACTTGCTTTAAGCTTATAA